The genomic window ataactaaaataattaaaaataacatgtccatgttaaatatattggtgtaacgtaaatatttatgcactcgtatttttgtaattatttttttagtttttcatggtatttttaacaaaatacagagaattttttactttttactctctaataaataccaaacagattgaatattttaccGGTAACcacatttgaagtttaaaattaaaacatattttctgcTCCAAAAGGTAAAGACAATCACAAATGTATCAATATACATTCATCCACCGATGCACTTAAAATCTTAAGTCATTCTGCATAATACACGTTTAcactttgaataatatactgtaatttATCTTCTtggacataatttttatacataatatagtattattattatttattcgtataataatggtataccATAAATACTACTTTCAATAGCAGCATTACAACCAATGTTCgtctttttacattaaatccACACTACAGTTGttcaacaatttaatagtGAATGGACacgatttgtaaaaataaaaccgctataggtatatattttatatgataaaatatattttaaaattttcaggtACAGAAAACCAGTTATAATGAACCCACCACGGTTGTATTGACCTCCAGAGCTTTCCTCAATCAACCGCATAGATTAATCGTCCCAAACTTCGGTCTGAAAATGGATGGcacaggtaatattataacaaataacataataatattgtacacattatacgtaatatgtatacaatatttaaacatacaattttacaatatacaaaataataatttttttgtattattatattgtattatactccACGCTTGTATGGTTTCTCGGTATAACAGAAATGCGTAATGCATAATAACACGCGAGAGATAAAACATATTCCTGCGGGGGCGAGGATCTTATGTTTCCACAACCACcctgtaatttaaatacaccGCACACACAAAAgcgacataatattttttatctcataCGGACtgattacctataaattatattacacgcattcactttgtatttttgtgtgtTGCCCCTCTATAGGTTTTTCACTGCCACCTACGCCACCTTCGTCTACGTCCAGCGACAGTGAGGGCGGTAACGTATCACCGCACCACCGGTCATCGCCCACCCGGCGGTTGTTCCTGTCGTCATCCTCGTCGTCAGCCGCCGCCTCCACCACAATCACCAGCAGCCGGCAGCCCATACAGACACCTTTGATTAGCTGTCAGCCGAAAGGATCTACCGGCGCACTGACGCTCACTGAAGAAGAGAAACGCACCCTGTTAGCCGAAGGCTATCCGATACCCACCAGGTTGCCATTGACCAAGGCCGAAGAGaagtcgttaaaaaaaatccgaagaaaaattaaaaacaaggtAATCCatcatttagaatttagaCGGTTATATCATCGTactggaatattatattactgtgcAACTGTTATCACGcctgatttattttaacaataattttatttttactactgtGCTTTTATTTACTCAGATATCGGCGCAAGAGAGTCGGCGCAAGAAAAAGGAGTACATGGATACTTTGGAAAGGAAGGTGGAGATTCTCGTTACCGAAAATAGCgagtataaaaagaaaattgtaaaCCTCGAAGAGAGCAATGGATCTCTAGTCCAGCAACTACAAAAGTTGCAGAAATTACTCGGACTGCAAGCAACCCAAATCGTaagttaataacttatactatagccgtttttattgttgtatctTCATAAATTGTCTCTTCTATTGTATGGATAGTGTCCTTGGCACTATTTGCAACTTGGGTGGTCTCTGTCTAAAGTAATTCACTACGTATATTTTCATCAGGCGTATCGTATAGGCAATATAGGTGCATATGTGCATTGGTTCCTATTTTTCTGTTGTCAActagtaataggtatatcaatGAAATAACATGTATCTactgtctattataatatttcaaataatctcGTTACAAAATTAGccctaaaatattgttgttagtACACAATTACATACCGCAAGCATATcttagtaatattgtattgtattcatTAAGAACGTTTTAATTTGACTCTTACTGTAACAATCAGTGTTCATaacattctattataatactactatgtgtctattaataaacaatactaaAACTCAGAATActactaaaatatgaaaataatgtatgttatttgATTTCAGAGTCAACAACTGAAGACCAAATAATTAAGAACTTACTAGTGGGGTAAACTGTACATAACGACCAATGGTgagtaattgaatattatatatgtatacatttattaatttattattacattatttaaatggtatacTGCACTTGAGTCAATATATTAATCCACTAACGCCATCTACTATTCTGATAACGTCCTAAGTTAATGGTATTTTTTACCCAGAGATGTCAATTTCCTAATATCCTCTGatcaatttttatgttgtGTACTTACGTTGGCACATAATAATCGCATCCATAATAGTATGTTGCGTCCTTGAGGTAGCATACGTTTCACTCTACTgactaacatattttttgcatGCAGATGCATCgttagtataataacaattacgagtaaaaactgttattttatgttaatttttttttttcaggtgcaaatacaatatgtttaagAGTTTTAGTTCAATGTCGACAGCTAGTCCGTGATATTACTAAATGCGCTTCTGCGAGTAttcatatttaactataacaatgCATGTATATGATGCGAGCATTGATTTAAACACGCAGACGAGATACTCGCAACGATATAAGAtagagttattaatttttgacgttcagtcaatatttttaatacaaaattttgagTCACGTCTGATAGaacatatgaaataatatgaaatgcaAATCACACTTATGTCTATACATgataaacgtattattatattctgtaagAAAAAAACGACTGATGAAAATAAACACCAATTATCGGATAAAAGTGATGTTTTTGATACGCATAagtgtatcataataaatcaaaaataattaacttttaatctCATTATTACTCGTTGTAAGtgccaaaattataattatatacatatttttcttttttttttttaatcgcttGTATATCTGTGCGTGTCACATATACATGCTATACAGACGTTATATTTTgtctatgttatatatttataaatcaataaacaaaCGATAAGGATTGTTTTCCtagagtattaataaaataaatgtataatacaattttttttgtttgtacctaagtttattaattaaattaattatataatatcgatttgtatataatatattttataaatttggtttaattttgttgttaacttaaaatatatattttctagttaaattagttcaattttaaatattattgcgttttaaacaaaaaatgaattattttgtttttagaaaaatatttttgtataaaagacatatattatattatattatattaaattatgtgcaATTTTTTAGCAGATTTCTATTAGCacgtaacattattattttatgttatagtgAATAACACttgttttttatgattattattattattattattattattattggggTAGCACgtacgttatatattttttatgtattctcAGTTGTCCCAAATTACGTTTGAtcctttgttttatttgtgaatATTGAAGGGGAATTATAATTGACCAAACATTGTGCTcatcaataattgtttttttatattgttttattggaGTTCATTCGATTTGTTGAACTCCGTTGTATAGTTACTACTTAATCCAAAATTTAAATCCCAAACAGTTGGTTATTAAGatcatatgaattataaaaaattaaatatacgatatatgtatataaatataatatatatattatacttttgtttttcttgaaaaatgtcttaaatatgttttaatttcataccAAGAATAATGTAATTTCACCATGTAGTTGTAGTGTgcgttattgtaataataatatacaaaaccaTCTCTCTATAAAAATGggctttaaagttaaatatagtAATCCACGAGTTGTAATCCAAAGATTACTGTTTACCTTGAACGTAAATAAGTAATAGCTACTGATATTACTCCAcaacaattcaataaaaataaagtcacACTTGGCtttgttaacttaaaattatgtcttttaatattctaattagaTGTTTAGGTTATTCATGAGAGATGAATAAAGCCTTTGCAAAACAAAAAGGCACATGGTTTCTCACCATGTACAGATTAAATTTttctcattaattttaaacaatgctACACTGACATAAAATTCTACATCCAGCACTGTTGGTTTAACACCCATTCTGAAGTAAATGTAAAgttttatacaacatttagAACGCACCATTATTATCTTACATCAATATGTAATGGTTTCTATGTGTAGGTTTCGATGCCACTTAAGTAacgtgtacagtgtacactgtCTAAAGTCTAAGTATTTATGATCctgataatattgtgttttaaaaataat from Aphis gossypii isolate Hap1 chromosome 1, ASM2018417v2, whole genome shotgun sequence includes these protein-coding regions:
- the LOC114129834 gene encoding cyclic AMP response element-binding protein A-like yields the protein MTMSCQDMDALGIYMELKLDPFINDDMKDLWDSDLDQDLGDALRATEDASDWLIGGNGRSNSHVVLHDRLMTDALLGNAPIKAEHSYCTTHGSSESLDAIDLDEDSSQDGTCKLTFDEVRCDRTGNIEMISIKEDSTSVKDEPMSDQEYVETSSCPPSPCSASDDTPRHYGKVQKTSYNEPTTVVLTSRAFLNQPHRLIVPNFGLKMDGTGFSLPPTPPSSTSSDSEGGNVSPHHRSSPTRRLFLSSSSSSAAASTTITSSRQPIQTPLISCQPKGSTGALTLTEEEKRTLLAEGYPIPTRLPLTKAEEKSLKKIRRKIKNKISAQESRRKKKEYMDTLERKVEILVTENSEYKKKIVNLEESNGSLVQQLQKLQKLLGLQATQISQQLKTK